A single Dreissena polymorpha isolate Duluth1 chromosome 14, UMN_Dpol_1.0, whole genome shotgun sequence DNA region contains:
- the LOC127857648 gene encoding tetraspanin-18-like yields MVELSCGKKMMKYLLFIINFIFFVLGAAAFGLGIWALADKNKMNVLTKIGAASSNFDVIGLLESAAIVLLVGGACILVIGFFGCCGAMKQSQCLLCLYAIFLLLIVILEIAAIAIAASFRGKVTTEVKSFLKESINSTYQGKVDTNEEFSLGLDYAQVYFQCCGIDSYTDFYGATKWNRTVNTSVTMKIPPTCCKLKEKDAFLKDQRFDPIDPNCPYDPNDTNSNMNKACWTSIEDYLKSRIGVVIGIAAGILVLEILCIVFACCIISTLRAESVK; encoded by the exons ATGGTGGAATTAAGCTGTGGGAAGAAGATGATGAAGTACCTGTTGTTCATTATCAACTTTATATTTTTC GTATTGGGTGCTGCAGCTTTTGGTCTCGGAATATGGGCTCTAGCCGACAAAAATAAGATGAATGTCTTGACCAAGATCGGCGCAGCAAGCTCAAATTTCGATGTCATAG GACTGTTGGAATCTGCAGCCATTGTGTTACTTGTGGGTGGGGCGTGCATTCTGGTAATCGGATTCTTCGGATGTTGCGGCGCAATGAAACAGAGCCAGTGCTTGTTGTGCTTG TACGCCATATTCCTGTTGTTGATAGTTATTCTGGAGATTGCAGCTATTGCGATTGCAGCTTCATTCAGGGGAAAG GTTACCACGGAGGTGAAATCGTTCCTCAAAGAGAGCATTAACAGCACGTATCAGGGGAAGGTGGACACGAACGAGGAATTCTCGCTGGGCCTGGATTACGCCCAAGTGTAT TTCCAGTGCTGTGGTATCGACAGCTACACAGATTTCTACGGGGCAACAAAATGGAACAGGACAGTGAACACATCAGTGACTATGAAAATCCCACCAACCTGTTGCAAACTAAAGGAAAAGGACGCATTCCTGAAAGACCAGAGATTTGATCCGATAGACCCAAATTGTCCCTACGACCCAAACGACACCAATTCCAATATGAATAAG GCGTGTTGGACCTCTATTGAGGACTACCTGAAAAGTCGCATCGGAGTCGTCATCGGCATAGCTGCCGGCATCTTGGTCTTGGAG ATACTGTGTATCGTGTTTGCCTGCTGCATCATCAGTACCCTTCGAGCAGAGAGCGTGAAATGA